A stretch of DNA from Sander lucioperca isolate FBNREF2018 chromosome 8, SLUC_FBN_1.2, whole genome shotgun sequence:
TAACATGTTGGCATTTTGTTAAATGTGGGTTTATAGTGAAATCTTGTTCTTTAACCATAGACATATGTTTGAAGAAAATAATGCATCTTATCTGCTTGCCCTCCACCTTTTGTTCTAGACAAAGACCAGGCCAAAACATATTTCGATATAGAGAAACTTGTCCAGCACAAGTCATATGAGGTTCCAAAGAAAGACGTGTCTCCAGCAGTAGCCgctgcagcagcagaagctGCAGCTAAACCGGCCGCAGAGCCTGCGCCCTCTGCTGCTGCACCTGAGGCTGTTGCAACCAGCCCTGTGGTAGAAGCTGCTACACCTGCGGTCGAAGCAGTCTCTGAATCTGCCTCAGTAGTTGAAGCCACACCTGTGGTGGAGGCTGTGcctgaagctgtggtggaggcTGTGCCTGAAGCTGTGCCTGAAGCTGTGGTTGAAGCTGTCGCAGAAGCCGCCCCCGTTGTTGAGGCTGTTGCTGAAGCAGTCCCAGAAGCTGCACCTGTGGTTGAGGCTATCGCAGAAGCTGCACCTGTGGTTGAGGCTGTGCCTGAAGCTGTCCCCGTTGTTGAGGCTGTTGCTGAAGCAGTCCCAGAAGCTGCACCTGTGGTTGAGGCTGTGCCTGAAGCTGTGGTTGAGGCTGTGCCTGAAGCTGTCCCCGTTGTTGGGGCTGTTGCTGAAGCAGTCCCAGAAGCTGCACCTGTGGTCGAGGCTGTCGCAGAAGCTGCACCTGTGGTCGAGGCTGTCGCAGAAGCAGTCGTTGAGGCTGTCCCTGAAGCTGCACCTGTGGTCGAGGCTGTCGCAGAAGCAGTCGTTGAGGCTGCACCTGTTGTCGAGGCTGTCGCAGAAGCAGTTGCCGACGCAGCAGCGTCTAtagctgaagctgctgctgcggAAGCTCCCGCTGAAGCCGCTGCCCCTGCAGCTGAAGCTGCCGCCGCAGTCGGTGAAGCTCCTGTTGAAGCTGCAGCAACCCCCGAAGCTGCTCCAGCAGAACCTCTTGTCGAACCTGCTGCCGAAGTTCCTGTAGAAGCTCCTCAAGAAGCCCCTGCTGCAGAAGCTGCACCAGTTTTGGAAGCTGCCCCTGAAGCTGCCCCTGTAGAAGCTGCTGCAGAGCCTGTAGAAGCTGAAGCTGCCCCTGTAGAAGCTGCTGCAGAGCCTGTAGAAGCTGAAGCTGCCCCTGTAGAAGCTGCTGCAGAGCCTGTAGAAGCTGAAGCTGCCCCCACTGCCGTAGCTGCTGAGGCTGCAGCTGAAGTGTCGGCCCCTGTGGAGAGCACCGAGGAGCTGGTGGACCCTGCTCCAGTCGTAGCTGAAGCTGCgggagaggagctgcaggctgACATCCCAGCTGAACCAGTTGAACCAATTGAGGGTACACACCACAACCTCCTCCCCCACAAtccttctctttttcctctgtgGACCCTGCAGTCTACCAGCAGTCATTTTCATCACCATTTTTCTTTGAATTTACAGTAGTTGTTTGTGATGAGCG
This window harbors:
- the si:ch211-140m22.7 gene encoding coiled-coil domain-containing protein 8 homolog isoform X2, which translates into the protein MCYIKGERLVHVHAAAVSYFWSTDHQKRSIKYFLSKGRLYGMMAASLLRIGRLGCVKCLQAESWSTLSRAPAAVAFSSKSGGSKKSSKKNKPDKDQAKTYFDIEKLVQHKSYEVPKKDVSPAVAAAAAEAAAKPAAEPAPSAAAPEAVATSPVVEAATPAVEAVSESASVVEATPVVEAVPEAVVEAVAEAAPVVEAVAEAVPEAAPVVEAIAEAAPVVEAVPEAVPVVEAVAEAVPEAAPVVEAVPEAVVEAVPEAVPVVGAVAEAVPEAAPVVEAVAEAAPVVEAVAEAVVEAVPEAAPVVEAVAEAVVEAAPVVEAVAEAVADAAASIAEAAAAEAPAEAAAPAAEAAAAVGEAPVEAAATPEAAPAEPLVEPAAEVPVEAPQEAPAAEAAPVLEAAPEAAPVEAAAEPVEAEAAPVEAAAEPVEAEAAPVEEAAAEVSAPVESTEELVDPAPVVAEAAGEELQADIPAEPVEPIEAQMDPIQKLFLDSIREYSTKSQASGRLVDAGSEYEKALAEEVAKLQRLYGGGDLASFPEFKFTEPKLDEVSQK
- the si:ch211-140m22.7 gene encoding calphotin isoform X1, with amino-acid sequence MCYIKGERLVHVHAAAVSYFWSTDHQKRSIKYFLSKGRLYGMMAASLLRIGRLGCVKCLQAESWSTLSRAPAAVAFSSKSGGSKKSSKKNKPDKDQAKTYFDIEKLVQHKSYEVPKKDVSPAVAAAAAEAAAKPAAEPAPSAAAPEAVATSPVVEAATPAVEAVSESASVVEATPVVEAVPEAVVEAVAEAAPVVEAVAEAVPEAAPVVEAIAEAAPVVEAVPEAVPVVEAVAEAVPEAAPVVEAVPEAVVEAVPEAVPVVGAVAEAVPEAAPVVEAVAEAAPVVEAVAEAVVEAVPEAAPVVEAVAEAVVEAAPVVEAVAEAVADAAASIAEAAAAEAPAEAAAPAAEAAAAVGEAPVEAAATPEAAPAEPLVEPAAEVPVEAPQEAPAAEAAPVLEAAPEAAPVEAAAEPVEAEAAPVEAAAEPVEAEAAPVEAAAEPVEAEAAPTAVAAEAAAEVSAPVESTEELVDPAPVVAEAAGEELQADIPAEPVEPIEAQMDPIQKLFLDSIREYSTKSQASGRLVDAGSEYEKALAEEVAKLQRLYGGGDLASFPEFKFTEPKLDEVSQK